One segment of Anguilla anguilla isolate fAngAng1 chromosome 1, fAngAng1.pri, whole genome shotgun sequence DNA contains the following:
- the bola1 gene encoding bolA-like protein 1 isoform X1 — translation MLPSVLRCARPAANTLTFSRQTARFRPQMDPSRPVESTIRAKLSQALEPDHLEVMNESHMHAVPPGSESHFRVLVVSKRFEGLSLLQRHRLVNEALREELSTLVHALAIQAKTPQQWDSNPSLAKSPPCMGGSKHDSTVADKLKAGRE, via the coding sequence ATGCTGCCCAGTGTCTTGCGCTGTGCGCGACCTGCTGCCAACACCCTTACCTTCTCCCGCCAGACCGCCAGATTTCGGCCTCAGATGGACCCCAGCCGGCCTGTGGAGAGCACCATAAGGGCCAAACTGAGCCAAGCTCTGGAGCCCGACCACCTTGAGGTGATGAACGAGAGCCACATGCACGCCGTGCCCCCGGGGTCTGAGTCTCACTTCCGGGTGCTGGTGGTGAGCAAGCGTTTTGAGGGGCTGTCCCTGCTGCAGCGCCACCGTCTGGTCAACGAAGCCCTGCGCGAGGAGCTTAGCACCCTAGTCCATGCCCTCGCCATCCAGGCGAAGACCCCCCAGCAGTGGGACAGCAACCCCAGTTTAGCCAAGAGCCCGCCCTGCATGGGGGGCTCCAAGCATGACAGCACTGTGGCCGACAAGCTGAAGGCTGGCCGAGAATGA
- the bola1 gene encoding bolA-like protein 1 isoform X2: MRLWRLQLLLLGQCLYKTARFRPQMDPSRPVESTIRAKLSQALEPDHLEVMNESHMHAVPPGSESHFRVLVVSKRFEGLSLLQRHRLVNEALREELSTLVHALAIQAKTPQQWDSNPSLAKSPPCMGGSKHDSTVADKLKAGRE; this comes from the exons ATGCGACTATGGAGACTGCAGCTCCTACTGCTAGGTCAGTGCTTGTATAAG ACCGCCAGATTTCGGCCTCAGATGGACCCCAGCCGGCCTGTGGAGAGCACCATAAGGGCCAAACTGAGCCAAGCTCTGGAGCCCGACCACCTTGAGGTGATGAACGAGAGCCACATGCACGCCGTGCCCCCGGGGTCTGAGTCTCACTTCCGGGTGCTGGTGGTGAGCAAGCGTTTTGAGGGGCTGTCCCTGCTGCAGCGCCACCGTCTGGTCAACGAAGCCCTGCGCGAGGAGCTTAGCACCCTAGTCCATGCCCTCGCCATCCAGGCGAAGACCCCCCAGCAGTGGGACAGCAACCCCAGTTTAGCCAAGAGCCCGCCCTGCATGGGGGGCTCCAAGCATGACAGCACTGTGGCCGACAAGCTGAAGGCTGGCCGAGAATGA
- the sv2a gene encoding synaptic vesicle glycoprotein 2A, with the protein MDDGYRDRTAFIRGAKDIAKEVKRHAGKKMGRGVDKMSDEYTKRSYTRFEEDDDDDYPVQGQDGGYYRSDSRANDDEGAHSDSTEGHDEDDEIYEGEYQGIPRADMGKADGEAGGVVPEGAQFRDFGDLAAERRKDQEELAQQYETILQECGHGRFQWSLYFVLGLALMADGVEIFVVGFVLPSAEKDMCLSEPNKGMLGLIVYLGMMVGAFLWGGLADRIGRRQCLLISLSINSVFAFFSSFVQGYSTFLLCRLLSGVGIGGSIPIVFSYYSEFLAQEKRGEHLSWLCMFWMIGGIYASAMAWAIIPHYGWSFQMGSAYQFHSWRVFVLVCAFPSVAAIAALNTMPESPRFYLENGKHDEAWMILKQVHDTNMRAKGYPERVFSVTTIKTVKPMDELVDMGRDTAWHIRWRAKLTSLFHQVWGNFQACFSPEYRRTTLILMAIWFSMSFSYYGLTVWFPDMIKYLQRQEYSARTKVFIKERVEHVTFNFTLENQVHRNGQYFNDKFMNLKMKSMLFEDSVFEECYFEDITSSNTFFKNCTFISTLFYNTDLFKYRLVNSKLINSTFLHNKEGCILDFSDDNNAYMIYFVSFLGTLAVLPGNIVSALLMDKIGRLRMLAGSSMMSCISCFFLSFGSSESAMIALLCLFGGIIIASWNSLDVLTVELYPSDKRTTAFGFLNALCKLAAVLGISIFTSFVGITKAVPIMFASGALAAGSYLALKLPETRGQVLQ; encoded by the exons ATGGACGACGGGTACAGAGACCGGACGGCCTTCATCCGAGGCGCCAAAGACATCGCCAAAGAGGTGAAGCGGCACGCGGGCAAGAAGATGGGGCGCGGCGTGGACAAGATGTCAGACGAGTACACCAAACGCTCCTACACCCGCTTTGAAgaggacgacgacgacgactACCCGGTGCAGGGCCAGGACGGCGGCTACTACCGCAGCGACAGCCGCGCCAACGACGACGAGGGCGCGCACAGCGACTCCACCGAGGGCCACGACGAGGACGACGAGATCTACGAGGGCGAGTACCAGGGCATCCCCCGCGCGGACATGGGCAAGGCCgacggggaggcggggggcgtGGTGCCCGAGGGGGCCCAGTTCCGGGACTTTGGCGACTTGGCGGCCGAGCGGAGGAAGGACCAGGAGGAGCTGGCGCAGCAGTACGAGACCATCCTGCAGGAGTGCGGCCACGGGCGCTTCCAGTGGAGCCTCTACTTCGTGCTGGGCCTGGCGCTCATGGCCGACGGCGTGGAGATCTTCGTGGTGGGATTCGTGCTGCCCAGCGCCGAGAAGGACATGTGTCTGTCCGAGCCGAACaagggcatgctgg gtcTGATTGTGTACCTGGGAATGATGGTGGGGGCCTTCCTGTGGGGCGGATTGGCGGACCGGATTGGCCGGAGGCAGTGCCTGctcatctccctctctatcaACAGCGTCTTCgccttcttctcctctttcgTGCAAGGATACAGCACCTTCCTGCTCTGCCGCCTGCTCTCGGGCGTCGG GATCGGCGGCTCCATCCCCATCGTCTTCTCCTACTACTCGGAGTTCCTGGCCCAGGAGAAGCGCGGCGAGCACCTGAGCTGGCTCTGCATGTTCTGGATGATCGGCGGGATCTACGCCTCAGCCATGGCCTGGGCCATAATCCCCCACTACG GCTGGAGTTTCCAAATGGGCTCGGCCTACCAGTTTCACAGCTGGCGGGTGTTTGTGCTGGTGTGCGCCTTCCCCTCCGTCGCTGCCATTGCGGCTCTGAACACCATGCCTGAGAGCCCTCGCTTCTACCTAGAG AATGGGAAACACGATGAGGCCTGGATGATCCTGAAGCAAGTTCATGACACCAACATGAGGGCCAAGGGCTACCCTGAGAGAGTGTTCTCT GTGACCACCATTAAGACGGTGAAGCCGATGGATGAACTGGTGGACATGGGCAGGGACACCGCCTGGCACATTCGCTGGAGGGCAAAGCTGACCAGTCTTTTCCATCAG GTGTGGGGAAATTTTCAGGCCTGTTTCTCCCCCGAGTATCGCCGCACCACACTCATACTGATGGCCATATGGTTCAGCATGTCCTTCAG TTACTATGGTCTGACCGTGTGGTTCCCCGACATGATCAAATATCTGCAGAGGCAGGAGTATTCCGCACGCACCAAGGTCTTCATCAAGGAGAGGGTGGAACATGTCACCTTCAACTTCACCTTGGAGAACCAGGTCCATCGCAATGGTCAATACTTCAATGACAA GTTCATGAACCTGAAGATGAAGTCCATGCTGTTTGAGGACTCTGTGTTTGAGGAATGCTACTTTGAGGACATCACATCTAGCAACACTTTCTTCAAAAACTGCACCTTCATTTCCACCCTTTTCTATAACACAG ATCTGTTTAAGTACAGGCTTGTCAACAGCAAGCTCATCAACAGTACATTTCTGCATAATAAAGAGGGCTGCATATTGGACTTCAGCGATGACAACAACGCCTACATGATCTACTTCGTTAGCTTCCTGGGCACGCTAGCCGTGCTGCCTGGGAACATTGTGTCTGCCCTGCTAATGGACAAGATTGGACGGCTGAGGATGCTGG CGGGCTCCAGTATGATGTCATGCATCAGCTGCTTCTTCCTGTCGTTCGGCAGCAGCGAGTCGGCCATGATCGCCCTCCTCTGCCTCTTCGGCGGCATCATCATCGCCTCCTGGAATTCCCTGGATGTGCTGACGGTGGAGCTCTATCCGTCTGATAAAAG GACCACAGCATTTGGTTTTCTGAATGCGCTGTGCAAGCTGGCAGCCGTCCTGGGCATCAGCATTTTCACATCTTTTGTGGGCATCACCAAGGCTGTGCCCATCATGTTTGCCTCAGGGGCACTGGCTGCTGGCAGCTACCTGGCTCTTAAACTGCCAGAGACACGGGGCCAGGTTCTACAGTAG
- the bola1 gene encoding bolA-like protein 1 isoform X3 yields MDPSRPVESTIRAKLSQALEPDHLEVMNESHMHAVPPGSESHFRVLVVSKRFEGLSLLQRHRLVNEALREELSTLVHALAIQAKTPQQWDSNPSLAKSPPCMGGSKHDSTVADKLKAGRE; encoded by the coding sequence ATGGACCCCAGCCGGCCTGTGGAGAGCACCATAAGGGCCAAACTGAGCCAAGCTCTGGAGCCCGACCACCTTGAGGTGATGAACGAGAGCCACATGCACGCCGTGCCCCCGGGGTCTGAGTCTCACTTCCGGGTGCTGGTGGTGAGCAAGCGTTTTGAGGGGCTGTCCCTGCTGCAGCGCCACCGTCTGGTCAACGAAGCCCTGCGCGAGGAGCTTAGCACCCTAGTCCATGCCCTCGCCATCCAGGCGAAGACCCCCCAGCAGTGGGACAGCAACCCCAGTTTAGCCAAGAGCCCGCCCTGCATGGGGGGCTCCAAGCATGACAGCACTGTGGCCGACAAGCTGAAGGCTGGCCGAGAATGA